AGGGCGATCGTGCAGAGTGCCGTGCGCCAGCGGTTCGCGGGGACCCAGCGGGACTCGAACGCCTGCCGGACTGCCGCCGGGTCGGGGACGCGGTCCGCCGGACCCGCCTGCTCCAGGGCGTTGTTCAGCGGGATGTTGATCCGTCCCGTGACGGCGAGGGCGAGGACGTACGCGCACAGCGCGGCTGTCAGCAGGACGGCCGCCCGGCCCCCGCCGCCTGCAAGGTGCAGCGCGAGGGCGAGGCCGGTGAAGAGGAGGGCGCCCAGGAAGCCAGTGAGAAACCAGCCGTTCACGATCGCCGTGTTGATGCGCTGCATCACTCGATGAGCGTGCGGTCGTCGCAGCGCTTCAGAGCCGGCATCACCGACACGTCGAAGCGAAGAACAGGCCCGCCATGAGGCCCGTCGTGAGGGTGGCGGCGATGAGCGAGGCGAGTGCTGCGAGTTCCACGTCCGGGGCTCCCTGGTGTCGGTCGCGGTGCGGTGGTGGTGCCGGGTGCCGATCGTACGGGCGGGGACGGGTGCTGTCGCGGGTCTTGGTGAGGGCCCGGCGCGCGGTCGGTCGGCGCCGCGTAGGCCGTAGCCTGGCCGTGGAGCGCCGGGTGAGGGCATCCGGCATCGACCGGCAGGAGGCTGGGCGTGCTGACCGCACTGGACGGGGCGTACGGGGACCGCGCGGACGCGGTGAGTGTTGCCGGGCGGACCGCCTCGTACGAGGAGTTGCTGGCCGCGGCGCGCGCGGTCGCGGCCGACGTGGCCGGGGCGCCGGCGTTCGCCGTGACCGCGACGGCGTCCCTGGAGACGGTGGCTGCGGCGGTCGGCGGGCTGCTGGCGGGGGTGCCGTTCGTTCCGCTGCCGCCCGACGCCGGCCCGGCGGAGCGGGAGCACATCCTGCGGGACTCCGGGGCTGTAACCGTGGACGTGGACTTCGCACGCAGGGCAGCGGGAGCCCCGGCCGGTGCGGGCGGGGCGCCGGAGGATCCCGCGCTCGTGCTGTACACCTCCGGGACGACCGGTGCGCCCAAGGGGGTCGTCCTCACCCGTGCGGCCATCGCCGCCGACCTCGACGCCCTCGCCGAAGCCTGGCAGTGGAGCGCCGACGACACTCTCGTGCACGGGCTGCCGCTGTTCCACGTGCACGGTCTGGTGCTCGGTGTCCTCGGGGCGCTGCGCACCGGCAGCCGGCTTGTCCACACCGGCAGGCCGACCCCCGAGGCGTACGCGCAGGCCGGCGGCAGCCTCTTCTTCGGGGTGCCGACCGTGTGGTCCCGGATCGCCGCCGACGCGCAGGCCGCCCGCGCCCTGTCCGGGGCGCGGCTGCTGGTCTCCGGGAGCGCGGCCCTGCCCGCGCCGGTCTTCCGGGACCTGGAGCGGCTGACCGGGCTGCGGCCCGTGGAGCGGTACGGGATGACGGAGACCCTGATCACGGTGAGCGGGCGGGCCGGCGGGGAGGTGCGCCCCGGCACGGTCGGCACACCGCTGCCGGGGATCCGCACCCGGATCGCCGCCGAGCCCGGTGCGGAGATCGGGGAGCTCCAGCTCACCGGGCCGACGCTGTTCTCCGGGTACCTGGGGCGGCCGGAGGCCACCGCGGCCGCGTACACCGAGGACGGGTGGTTCCGTACGGGCGACATCGCCGCCGTCGACGAGGACCAGGTGCACCGGATCGTGGGGCGGGCCTCCATCGACATGATCAAGTCGGGTGGGTACCGGATCGGCGCCGGGGAGATCGAGAACGCCCTGCTGGACCACCCGAAGGTGCAGGAGGCGGCGGTTGTGGGTGTGCCCGACGCGGATCTGGGGCAGCGGATCGTGGCCTTCGTCGTCGCCGAGGGAGCGACCGGCGCCGAACTCACCGACTTCGTCGCCGCGCACCTGTCCGTGCACAAGAGGCCGCGGGAGGTCCGCTTCGTTGCGTCGCTGCCGCGGAACGCGATGGGCAAGCCGCAGAAGAAGCTGCTGCTCGCCGACGAGGCCGGGCCCGCGCCGAGGTAGTTTCGCTTCCCCTATCGGAATTTTGAGTCGCTTCAGTCGCTGACGGCGCGGGGGCAGGGGGTTGACCTGCAGTTCCGTGCAGGGACCGAAAGCGGGAGGGACCGAAAGCGGGAGGGACTGAGAGCGGGAGGGACCGAGAGCGGCGGCGCCGGTGGCGCCCCGGTCCCTCGGGTGCCGGCGCTGCTGCTCGTCGGCCCGTTCCTCCACGTCGCCGAGCTCCGTTCCGGAGGCGCTTCACGATGCCGTGTGGTGCGTCGTATGCCCGCGGGAGGCCGACCGGCCTTCCGCGGGCCGGCCGTTCGCTTTCCGTGCCGGAAGGCTCAACGACCTCGCAACTCGCCTGTGCTACAAGGCAGTTACACCTACTTCAGGCCGTTACGAAAGAACCGGCCATCCGGTATGGTTCCCGCGTCGTGCGGGGGACGCCGGCCGGCGGGCGCCCGTGCACCGATCGGGCACGGCTTCAGTCGAAGGCGAGCAGGGGGCGCATCGGATATGCAGACGCATGTGGTGATCATCGGCGGGGGGCCGGTCGGGCTGCTCATCGCCGCCGAACTGGCCGGGTACGGGGTCGACACCGTGGTGCTGGAGGCACAGGACGCGGTGTCCGAGCGGCCCAAGGCGACGACGCTCCACGCCCGGGCCGTGCAGTGCCTGGCCCGGCGCGGGCACCTCCCGGAGCACGTGCCGCTGTCGGCGGGCGGCGACGGCTGCGGCTGCCCGTTCCACTTCGCCGGGCTGCCCGGCCTGGTGATCACGGCGCCGGAAGGCGAGCCGGAGCCCATCCTCAAATGGCCGCAGGCCGAGCTGGAGCGGCTCTTCGAGGCCCGCGCCCGCAAGGCCGGCGCGCGGATCCTCCGCGGCCACCGGGTCGCGGCGATCAGCCAGGAACAGGAGCCGGAGCACAACCCGGAGGACGGCGCCGGCGCCGGGGGAGTGGTGACCGTCAGAGCCGAGGGGCCGCACGGCCCCCTGACCCTGACCGCCCGCTACGCGGTCGGCGCGGACGGCGCCCGCAGTACGGTCCGCGAGCAGGCGGGCATCACCTCCGAGACGCACCCCGCGACCGTCTCCGCGCTGACCGGCACCGTCCGGCTGCGCGACGGCGCCCTCGCCGACGGCTGGCACCGCACCCCGCACGGCTGGATCGTCGCCAAGAGCGATCCGCACACCGGGGACACACACATCCGCACCCTCAACTGCGCGGGCGCCCACAGCGAGCGGCACCTGCCGCCCACCCTCGACGAGTTGCGGCGTGAGGTCGCCTGGATCGCGGGCCGCCACATCGCGATGGACGAGCCGCGCTGGCTCGGCCGGTTCAGCGACTTCGCCCGCCTGGCCGGAACGTTCCGCCGGGGCCGCGTCTTCCTCGCCGGGGACGCCGCGCACGTGCACTTCCCGATCGGCGGCCAGGGCCTGAGCACCGGAGTGCTGGACGCCCTCAACCTCGGCTGGAAGCTCGCCCTCGCCGTCCGCGGCCAGGCGGGCCCCCGCCTCCTCGACAGCTACGACCGCGAACGCCGGCCCGCCGCCCGCAGGGTCCTCGACAACACCCGGGCCCAGCTCGCCCTGATGCGGCCCGGCCCCGAACTCGACGCCCTCCGCGCCCTCTTCGCCGCCCTGCTGTCGGCGGACCGGGACGCCGGACACCTGCGGAACATGATCAGCGCCCAGGACACGGTCCTCCCCGGCTGCACCGGGCGCACGCCCTCCGGAGGCGGGACGTTCCTGCCGAACGTCGCGCTCCGCACCCCGCAGGGGGAGACCGACGTCATCGGGCTGCTCCAGGAGGGCCGGCCCCTGCTGCTGTCCTTCGGGGACGGGGCCTGCGTACACCGGGAGACGGCCCGCGACTGGGAGGGCGTCCTGCGCGTGGTCCGCGCGCGCCCCGTGCCAGAGATCCCGTACGAGGCGCTGCTGGTGCGGCCTGACGGGTACGTGGCCTGGGCGCCGGGCGGGGAGGGGCTGGAGGCGGCGCTGTCCGAGCACTTCGCCGCGCCCGCGCCGGCGGTGCTGCCCTGACCGGTCCCGCACCCCCCGTACGGAAACGGAATCGGAAACGGAACCGGAGGTAGAGCTTCCGGCGAGTGTGCCGACGGGGCCCGCCGTGCGGTGGCGGCGGGCCCCGTCGGGTTGCCGGCGGCCGGTCCGGGCCTGCCCGGCCCGGTCAGACCGGGGAGGGCACCCCGACCGGTTCCGTCACCTCCGAGGCGTGCCGCTCGGCCCAGTTCTCCAGTGCCGTCCGGCAGGCGTGGTCGAGGTGGCGCAGGCCGCCGAGGTGTAGTTCGACGGGCCTGTCGTGCGGCAGCGACTCCAGGGTGTCGAGGATCTTCGGCAGCCGCAGGAAGGTGGCGTTGCCCGTCAGGTGGGCCTGGACGGGGCCGGCGCCCTTGTCGACGACCTCGACCCGGACGTGCGAGGTCTCCCACGCCGTCTTGGCCACGGCCAGGGCGAGTCCGACGAGCACCCCCTCGAACATGCCCACCGCCACGATTGCGAGGGCCGTGGCCACCAGGACGACGGCCTCTCCCCGGTGCTCCCGCCACAGCGACCCGATCTCCCGTACGGGGATCAGCTTGCAGCCGGCGTGTACCAGGACGCCCGCCAGCGCGGCCACGGGGATGACGCCGAGCGCGGCCGGCAGCAGCGCCGCGAACAGCAGCAGCCACACGCCGTGCAGCACGCGGGACGCCTTGGTCCGCGCGCCCGCCTGCACGTTCGCGGCGCTGCGGACGATGACAGCGGTCATCGGCAGGGCCCCGAGCAGTCCGCACACGGTGTTGCCGGCGCCCTGGGCCATGAGCTCCTTGTCGTACTCGGTGCGCGGCCCGTCGTGGAGCCGGTCGACGGCGGCGGCGCAGAACAGGCTCTCAGCCGAGGCGATCAGGGCGAACGCGAGGACGGTGCCGACGGCGCCGATGCCGGCGAGCTGCGCGAAGTCGCCCGCGCCCGGCGGGTTCACCGCGTCCAGCAGCCCCTGCACCTCGACCTTCGCCACCGGCAGCCCCAGCAGGTACACGGCGGCCGTGGCCAGTCCGACCGCGGCGAGCGGTCCCGGCACCGTCTGCACGGCCTTCGGGAGCCGCTTCCACAGCACCAGCACGGCGATGGTCCCGGCGCCGACGGCGAGTGCGGCCGGCGAGGCGGTGGAGCCGAGGGCTCCGGCCAGGGTGCCCGGCAGCTGAAGGATCTTGTCCAGTCCGCTGGAGGGCGCCTTGACCTCGGCCATCGCGTACAGCTGGCCCGCGATGAGGACCAGCCCGATGCCGGCGAGCATGCCCTCGACGACCGCGAGGGAGATGGCGCGGAAGAACCGGCCGAGCCGCAGCGCGGCCATCAGCATCTGGAGCAGTCCGGCCGACAGGACGAGCACGCCCAGCGCGGCCACCCCGAACTCCTGGACGGCTTCGAAGACGAGCACGGTCAGGCCCGCGGCGGGCCCCGACACCTGGAGGCTGCTGCCCCGCATCGCGCCGGCGACGATCCCGCCGACGATCCCGGTCACCAGGCCGAGTTCGGCGGGCACCCCGGAGGCGACGGCGACGCCCACGCACAGCGGG
Above is a genomic segment from Streptomyces globosus containing:
- a CDS encoding FAD-dependent monooxygenase produces the protein MQTHVVIIGGGPVGLLIAAELAGYGVDTVVLEAQDAVSERPKATTLHARAVQCLARRGHLPEHVPLSAGGDGCGCPFHFAGLPGLVITAPEGEPEPILKWPQAELERLFEARARKAGARILRGHRVAAISQEQEPEHNPEDGAGAGGVVTVRAEGPHGPLTLTARYAVGADGARSTVREQAGITSETHPATVSALTGTVRLRDGALADGWHRTPHGWIVAKSDPHTGDTHIRTLNCAGAHSERHLPPTLDELRREVAWIAGRHIAMDEPRWLGRFSDFARLAGTFRRGRVFLAGDAAHVHFPIGGQGLSTGVLDALNLGWKLALAVRGQAGPRLLDSYDRERRPAARRVLDNTRAQLALMRPGPELDALRALFAALLSADRDAGHLRNMISAQDTVLPGCTGRTPSGGGTFLPNVALRTPQGETDVIGLLQEGRPLLLSFGDGACVHRETARDWEGVLRVVRARPVPEIPYEALLVRPDGYVAWAPGGEGLEAALSEHFAAPAPAVLP
- a CDS encoding anthrone oxygenase family protein; protein product: MQRINTAIVNGWFLTGFLGALLFTGLALALHLAGGGGRAAVLLTAALCAYVLALAVTGRINIPLNNALEQAGPADRVPDPAAVRQAFESRWVPANRWRTALCTIALACLAGTLAVR
- a CDS encoding SulP family inorganic anion transporter gives rise to the protein MSAHDKTAGRRLPDPSSLARDFGASVVVFLVALPLCVGVAVASGVPAELGLVTGIVGGIVAGAMRGSSLQVSGPAAGLTVLVFEAVQEFGVAALGVLVLSAGLLQMLMAALRLGRFFRAISLAVVEGMLAGIGLVLIAGQLYAMAEVKAPSSGLDKILQLPGTLAGALGSTASPAALAVGAGTIAVLVLWKRLPKAVQTVPGPLAAVGLATAAVYLLGLPVAKVEVQGLLDAVNPPGAGDFAQLAGIGAVGTVLAFALIASAESLFCAAAVDRLHDGPRTEYDKELMAQGAGNTVCGLLGALPMTAVIVRSAANVQAGARTKASRVLHGVWLLLFAALLPAALGVIPVAALAGVLVHAGCKLIPVREIGSLWREHRGEAVVLVATALAIVAVGMFEGVLVGLALAVAKTAWETSHVRVEVVDKGAGPVQAHLTGNATFLRLPKILDTLESLPHDRPVELHLGGLRHLDHACRTALENWAERHASEVTEPVGVPSPV
- a CDS encoding AMP-binding protein — protein: MLTALDGAYGDRADAVSVAGRTASYEELLAAARAVAADVAGAPAFAVTATASLETVAAAVGGLLAGVPFVPLPPDAGPAEREHILRDSGAVTVDVDFARRAAGAPAGAGGAPEDPALVLYTSGTTGAPKGVVLTRAAIAADLDALAEAWQWSADDTLVHGLPLFHVHGLVLGVLGALRTGSRLVHTGRPTPEAYAQAGGSLFFGVPTVWSRIAADAQAARALSGARLLVSGSAALPAPVFRDLERLTGLRPVERYGMTETLITVSGRAGGEVRPGTVGTPLPGIRTRIAAEPGAEIGELQLTGPTLFSGYLGRPEATAAAYTEDGWFRTGDIAAVDEDQVHRIVGRASIDMIKSGGYRIGAGEIENALLDHPKVQEAAVVGVPDADLGQRIVAFVVAEGATGAELTDFVAAHLSVHKRPREVRFVASLPRNAMGKPQKKLLLADEAGPAPR